In one window of Armatimonadota bacterium DNA:
- a CDS encoding TonB-dependent receptor, producing MLRSPWPTALLAALCVSALVSSAGAVVTTGILSGQVLDVETGEPLAGVNVRIQGTALTTVSDADGAYLITNIPPGTYDVSASLVGYVEAINTGVAITQDETATLDFGLEPTVLEVPGAEAKVTAAQVQVRPAVTATTYTTTSEEEQYVRGQPNDLYQFPGIVFGQPGVVADATGYPHIRGARDDQVGYMLEGIPIVEPNNNVFATNIVTVGLDRMDLYTGGYPASYPGYVGGVINEVIKRGDQVRGGFVDTSVGSPWDYRALLLEAGNVVGPWNWYYQSNIWRSDFLDNNFLTSCEASSDAIVKAIYTASANDNLTLLANHGYARYLFPFSHTQSFDPSTGLFEPVQETRDFGRQGYNLDAVTWSHSLSPKAFYTLRGYRLENWLRLDLSSDEQGFWQDRLQQMYGLQLNYTGQVAPKHLLYAGAWHIWGDNNMLASGFMPPIFPPVLEYSADNDTRNLQAYIGDRWRVTDELTLDVGVRHDSMDYDRSPHSELSLSQTSPRAGATYAVNDATLLRGSWGKYAQMPAAKYTRWTFIDRGLTAPIPDYFGDMTQGEIWPLFFAETSPLKPQVDTAFDVGVETRLAPNLLLNATYFQRDSEQLVQRWHGPTDEVFDWSDVKRYASNGHGTATGIEAKLQRRLARDWEGWLSYTYMRAKATAPYPNAYPWGVDFGDLDAEYYLPWDQRHTATLALNHKRGNWEFNPWVAYGSGYAYGQSGIDLGGPDYQHMTLYTDLGEPYDVPIQVNGELQPNNPNALRTGDHWLCSLNITYHVDEDQDIYVALHNIFSTKTATNLAWYDENTLEVLPGAYQPPAVGDPGPGNEGYITYVPYTYNPPFFAAIGIRQRF from the coding sequence ATGCTCCGCAGTCCATGGCCGACAGCATTGCTGGCGGCCCTGTGTGTGTCAGCGCTCGTGTCGAGCGCGGGCGCTGTCGTCACGACCGGTATCCTCAGCGGTCAGGTTCTCGACGTCGAGACCGGCGAGCCGCTCGCCGGCGTCAACGTCAGGATTCAGGGCACAGCCCTGACCACCGTCAGCGACGCCGACGGCGCATACCTCATTACCAACATCCCGCCGGGCACCTACGACGTGAGCGCCAGCCTCGTGGGATACGTCGAGGCCATCAACACCGGCGTGGCAATCACGCAGGACGAGACGGCGACGCTCGATTTCGGTCTTGAGCCGACGGTGCTCGAGGTCCCTGGCGCTGAGGCCAAGGTCACTGCGGCACAGGTCCAGGTGCGTCCCGCCGTGACCGCGACCACGTACACCACCACCTCCGAGGAGGAGCAGTACGTGCGCGGTCAGCCCAACGATCTCTACCAGTTCCCCGGTATCGTGTTCGGCCAGCCGGGCGTTGTGGCGGATGCGACGGGCTATCCGCACATCCGCGGCGCGCGCGACGACCAGGTCGGCTACATGCTCGAGGGCATTCCCATCGTCGAGCCGAACAACAACGTCTTCGCCACCAATATCGTCACCGTCGGGCTCGACCGGATGGATCTGTACACTGGCGGCTATCCGGCCTCGTATCCGGGCTATGTCGGCGGCGTCATCAACGAGGTCATCAAGCGCGGCGACCAGGTGCGCGGCGGTTTCGTGGACACGAGCGTCGGCAGCCCGTGGGATTACCGCGCGTTGCTGCTCGAGGCCGGCAACGTCGTCGGCCCCTGGAACTGGTACTACCAGAGCAACATCTGGCGCAGTGATTTCCTGGATAACAACTTCCTGACGTCGTGTGAGGCGTCATCGGACGCCATAGTCAAGGCCATCTACACGGCGAGCGCAAACGACAATCTCACGTTGCTCGCGAATCACGGATATGCGCGATATCTGTTCCCGTTCTCGCACACCCAGAGTTTCGATCCCAGCACCGGCCTGTTCGAGCCGGTGCAGGAGACGCGGGACTTCGGGCGCCAGGGCTACAACCTCGACGCGGTTACCTGGAGCCACAGCCTGAGCCCCAAGGCGTTCTACACCCTGCGCGGGTATCGGCTGGAAAACTGGCTGCGCCTCGACCTCAGCTCCGACGAGCAGGGATTCTGGCAGGACCGCTTGCAGCAAATGTACGGGCTCCAGTTGAACTACACCGGCCAGGTCGCACCCAAGCACCTGCTCTATGCCGGCGCGTGGCACATCTGGGGCGACAACAACATGCTCGCGTCGGGCTTCATGCCGCCCATCTTCCCGCCGGTGCTCGAGTACTCGGCGGACAACGACACGCGCAACCTTCAGGCGTACATCGGCGACCGCTGGCGCGTGACCGACGAGCTGACCCTCGACGTCGGGGTGCGGCACGACAGCATGGATTACGACCGCTCCCCGCACTCGGAGCTCAGCCTGTCGCAGACGAGCCCGCGCGCGGGCGCCACGTACGCTGTGAATGACGCGACGCTACTGCGCGGATCGTGGGGCAAGTACGCGCAGATGCCGGCCGCGAAGTACACGCGCTGGACGTTCATTGACCGCGGGCTGACCGCGCCGATTCCGGACTACTTCGGCGACATGACGCAGGGCGAGATCTGGCCGCTGTTCTTCGCCGAGACCAGCCCGCTTAAGCCGCAGGTGGACACCGCGTTCGACGTCGGCGTCGAGACGCGCCTTGCGCCGAACTTGCTGCTCAACGCAACCTACTTCCAGCGCGACAGCGAGCAACTGGTTCAGCGCTGGCACGGCCCGACCGATGAGGTCTTCGACTGGAGCGATGTCAAGCGATACGCGTCCAACGGCCACGGCACGGCCACGGGCATCGAGGCCAAGCTGCAGCGCCGGCTCGCGCGCGACTGGGAAGGCTGGCTGAGCTACACCTACATGCGCGCCAAAGCCACCGCGCCGTACCCGAACGCGTACCCCTGGGGCGTGGATTTCGGCGACCTCGACGCGGAATACTATCTCCCGTGGGATCAGCGCCACACCGCGACCCTGGCGCTCAACCATAAGCGCGGCAACTGGGAGTTCAACCCGTGGGTCGCCTATGGCAGCGGTTACGCCTACGGCCAAAGCGGGATTGACCTCGGCGGCCCGGACTACCAGCACATGACCCTCTATACCGATCTCGGCGAGCCGTACGATGTGCCGATTCAAGTCAACGGCGAACTGCAGCCGAACAATCCCAATGCGCTGCGCACCGGCGACCACTGGCTGTGCAGCCTCAACATCACGTATCACGTGGACGAGGATCAGGACATCTACGTCGCCCTGCACAACATCTTCAGCACGAAGACTGCGACCAACCTGGCGTGGTACGATGAGAACACGCTCGAGGTCTTGCCCGGCGCGTACCAGCCGCCCGCAGTGGGCGACCCCGGCCCGGGCAACGAGGGGTACATCACCTACGTGCCGTACACGTACAATCCGCCCTTCTTCGCCGCCATCGGCATTAGGCAACGATTCTGA
- a CDS encoding TonB family protein, translated as MAAISLDSGQGRLAHEAILTRRVMRRALAASALIHLVAVALLSLVHLRSLPLPEPPKLIEVKLIQAAAAPAVVTRPVPPKPLVTPPPAPEPAAAPRIREQSTPRPKPEPASAKPPTSVKPPAPPVRAIPPPQPAPAARPVEPKPATREPPPGPVPAVSPDPRPGGGGTRPSAPAGGDGPPRPGGGDIGLGAGSKQGDLPGGSGGASGVPPGTGSGSGSGSGPGAGGGGSGGTGDGTGIGTGPGTGDGGGSGKPGSGTGDGTGADGPSHVSRLADRKIPTLVGRVNPVYPIAAQVEGIQGTVRLRVTVTKEGKVGAVKVARSSGDARLDAAAVQAVKQWRYRPAVQDGIPREVDTYATVTFSLE; from the coding sequence GTGGCAGCGATTTCGCTCGATAGCGGGCAAGGCCGCCTCGCGCACGAGGCGATACTGACGCGACGAGTGATGCGTCGGGCGCTCGCCGCTTCGGCGCTCATTCACCTCGTGGCCGTGGCGCTGTTGTCCTTGGTGCATTTGCGGTCGCTGCCGCTTCCGGAACCGCCGAAGCTGATCGAGGTCAAGCTGATTCAGGCCGCGGCTGCGCCGGCGGTCGTCACGCGCCCGGTGCCGCCCAAGCCCCTGGTCACTCCGCCGCCCGCACCTGAGCCCGCGGCTGCGCCGCGGATCCGGGAACAGTCAACACCTCGGCCAAAGCCGGAACCCGCTTCGGCGAAGCCGCCGACATCCGTCAAGCCTCCGGCGCCGCCGGTCCGCGCGATTCCGCCTCCGCAGCCGGCCCCGGCAGCGCGCCCCGTCGAGCCGAAACCCGCGACTCGCGAACCACCGCCTGGACCTGTGCCGGCGGTGAGCCCCGACCCGAGACCTGGCGGCGGCGGAACTCGTCCCTCCGCGCCGGCGGGCGGTGACGGCCCGCCGCGACCCGGCGGCGGAGATATCGGCCTGGGCGCGGGCAGCAAGCAAGGCGACCTGCCGGGCGGGAGTGGCGGAGCGTCCGGCGTGCCTCCCGGGACGGGCAGCGGCAGCGGCTCGGGTTCCGGGCCCGGCGCAGGCGGCGGCGGCTCCGGTGGAACAGGCGACGGCACGGGGATCGGGACGGGACCCGGTACCGGGGACGGTGGTGGCAGCGGCAAGCCCGGATCCGGCACGGGGGATGGCACGGGTGCGGACGGGCCGAGCCATGTGTCGCGCCTGGCCGATCGCAAGATCCCGACGCTCGTGGGACGCGTCAACCCCGTGTATCCGATAGCGGCTCAGGTTGAGGGCATCCAAGGTACGGTGAGGCTTCGCGTCACGGTGACCAAAGAAGGCAAGGTTGGCGCGGTGAAGGTTGCCAGGTCGTCCGGCGATGCTCGTCTCGACGCCGCTGCCGTCCAGGCCGTGAAACAGTGGCGGTACCGGCCCGCAGTCCAGGACGGCATCCCGCGCGAAGTGGACACCTACGCGACGGTCACCTTCTCGCTCGAGTAA
- a CDS encoding biopolymer transporter ExbD, with the protein MRLPRQGYKRARLEIIPMIDTIFFLLVFFMVASLSMTLQNGMPVNLPKAEAAEREALTKVTVSLTQDGKLYLDKEQTTIDALGPALAQRISDNPRVVVVINADDRVEHGRVVAAMDAAKKAGAARMAIATQPG; encoded by the coding sequence ATGCGCCTGCCGCGACAGGGCTATAAGCGCGCGCGACTCGAAATCATCCCCATGATTGACACCATCTTTTTTCTCCTGGTGTTCTTCATGGTGGCCAGCCTGAGCATGACGCTGCAGAACGGGATGCCGGTCAACCTCCCCAAGGCAGAGGCGGCCGAGCGCGAGGCCTTGACCAAGGTGACCGTCAGCCTGACCCAGGACGGCAAGCTGTATCTCGACAAAGAGCAGACCACGATTGACGCCCTCGGCCCCGCGCTGGCGCAGCGAATCAGCGACAACCCGCGCGTCGTCGTGGTCATCAATGCGGACGACCGCGTGGAGCACGGCCGAGTGGTCGCGGCGATGGATGCGGCCAAGAAAGCGGGCGCTGCGCGCATGGCGATAGCGACGCAGCCCGGATGA
- a CDS encoding MotA/TolQ/ExbB proton channel family protein — MPDFLRTLAMGGPVMIPLAACSLISIAAIIERWLFYRRAWADTERLMQHVRGTLERGDVHQARSLCEQTRGPVAAVLAAGLRARQEGGNSERAMEEHAMAELPQLNRRLVVLDTVVTLAPLLGLLGTVTGMIRSFNIVSRTGMSHPTGITAGVAEALIATATGLVIAIYSLVAYNYFLDRVKHLVSEIEVRSTQLTNSLARSGEAIGAARDVGDSARVPATVVSSIVHGEA; from the coding sequence ATGCCTGACTTCTTGCGCACGCTCGCCATGGGCGGGCCGGTCATGATCCCGCTGGCGGCGTGCTCGCTCATTTCCATCGCGGCAATTATCGAGCGGTGGCTGTTCTACCGGCGCGCGTGGGCGGACACGGAACGGCTCATGCAGCACGTTCGCGGCACGCTCGAGCGCGGCGACGTGCACCAGGCGCGGTCGTTGTGCGAGCAGACGCGCGGGCCGGTCGCGGCGGTGCTGGCGGCGGGCCTCCGGGCGCGGCAGGAGGGGGGAAACTCGGAGCGGGCGATGGAGGAACACGCCATGGCTGAGCTGCCGCAGCTCAACCGGCGCCTCGTCGTGCTCGACACCGTGGTCACACTCGCGCCGCTGCTCGGCTTGCTCGGCACGGTAACGGGGATGATCCGCTCCTTCAACATCGTGTCGCGCACGGGCATGAGTCACCCCACGGGCATTACGGCAGGTGTCGCCGAGGCCCTCATCGCGACCGCCACCGGCTTGGTCATTGCGATCTACAGCCTTGTGGCGTACAACTACTTCCTCGACCGCGTGAAGCACCTGGTCTCGGAGATCGAGGTGCGCTCCACGCAGTTGACAAATTCGCTTGCACGCAGCGGCGAGGCGATCGGTGCCGCGCGCGACGTTGGTGATTCAGCGCGAGTGCCGGCCACCGTGGTGTCCTCGATCGTGCATGGAGAGGCCTAA
- a CDS encoding sulfatase has product RVLRAADFWGLWGVTVGVYAALGWVAFGVLGAVLGAATALLRRAGAEQDRFLYHILGAIALPPALVLGRADLDIAPEAMTFLLLRVGAWSVAAGAVMWVALRFAPRLRLKLPGAGAAALGCLVAGALWAQWTLNGISAAEKVGAVAVGVVVLFAVGLIRSRRAHGDASSPARAVWVRVLMFWPAAFLVIVGWAGVRIAYPSPHRGAPNVLLVIVDALRADKLGCYGSSAGLTPELDRFARDAVVFDSAFASAPWTVASMGSIFVSQRPSEIGIWRRPAEGHKVRFDGGLFTPQPTLAEVLRKAGYMTAAELVNPLLRRDQGAARGFIIFRNPDDFRGDALPALPRLGRYEEWFLHTSLGRRLAEALFDKHEYFGSRQLDRHEAERLVQDASRWLAARDRQPFFLWMHLMDTHVPYNPPEKSPETLAAFPEPPFEPDGKFYKDLVWGRIALGAGDKAYLQALYDDEVRYADRWLGRLMASLRELGLFDNTTIIVTADHGEEFWDHSGFEHGHSMYDEVLRVPLLIKFPRGAHAGDRVRAQVGLIDVLPTVLDVAGVAIPDGVRGRSLVPLLGGDSAAGQGRELFAEMTLYGEELKALRTSEYKVIFHPESRAMEVYDLRADPRERHNLAADPQVAPALRERLLGLARQSGRRIAYWKQFGEKAPALDKRSLEQMRSIGYVAD; this is encoded by the coding sequence CGCGTGCTCCGGGCGGCGGATTTCTGGGGCCTATGGGGCGTCACCGTCGGCGTTTACGCTGCGCTCGGCTGGGTCGCCTTCGGCGTCCTCGGGGCCGTGCTTGGCGCGGCCACCGCGCTGTTGCGACGCGCCGGCGCCGAGCAGGACAGATTCCTCTACCACATCCTCGGCGCAATCGCGCTGCCGCCGGCGCTGGTGCTCGGAAGAGCCGACCTCGACATTGCACCCGAGGCGATGACTTTCTTGCTGCTGCGCGTGGGTGCGTGGTCCGTCGCTGCCGGGGCGGTGATGTGGGTGGCGCTGCGGTTCGCGCCCCGACTGAGGCTCAAGTTGCCCGGCGCCGGGGCCGCGGCACTCGGGTGCCTCGTTGCGGGTGCGCTGTGGGCACAGTGGACGCTCAACGGCATCTCGGCCGCGGAGAAGGTCGGCGCGGTCGCGGTGGGCGTTGTCGTGCTCTTCGCCGTCGGCCTCATCCGGAGCAGGCGCGCGCACGGTGACGCATCATCGCCGGCCCGCGCCGTGTGGGTGCGGGTGCTCATGTTCTGGCCCGCGGCTTTCCTGGTGATCGTGGGATGGGCGGGCGTGCGCATCGCATATCCCTCGCCGCATCGGGGCGCCCCCAACGTCTTGCTCGTGATCGTGGACGCCCTGCGGGCGGACAAGCTTGGCTGTTACGGCAGCTCCGCGGGGCTGACGCCCGAACTCGATCGCTTTGCCAGGGACGCGGTCGTCTTCGACAGCGCCTTCGCGTCGGCCCCGTGGACCGTCGCTTCGATGGGCTCAATATTTGTGTCTCAGCGGCCGTCCGAGATCGGCATTTGGCGGCGGCCCGCCGAAGGCCACAAGGTTCGCTTCGACGGCGGGCTGTTTACGCCTCAGCCGACTCTGGCCGAAGTCCTGCGCAAAGCGGGGTACATGACCGCGGCGGAACTGGTCAACCCGCTGTTGCGGCGCGACCAAGGCGCGGCGCGCGGGTTCATCATCTTCCGCAACCCGGATGACTTCAGGGGCGATGCGTTGCCGGCGCTGCCACGCCTCGGCAGATACGAGGAATGGTTTCTCCATACGTCGCTCGGCCGGCGCCTGGCGGAAGCGCTGTTCGACAAGCACGAGTACTTCGGCTCCCGGCAGCTCGACCGGCATGAAGCAGAGCGCCTGGTGCAGGATGCATCGCGGTGGCTGGCGGCACGGGACCGGCAGCCGTTCTTCCTGTGGATGCATCTCATGGACACCCATGTGCCCTACAACCCGCCGGAGAAGTCGCCGGAGACTCTGGCCGCTTTCCCCGAGCCGCCGTTCGAGCCGGACGGCAAGTTCTACAAAGACCTGGTGTGGGGACGGATAGCCCTCGGCGCAGGGGACAAGGCGTACCTCCAGGCTCTCTATGACGACGAGGTGCGCTACGCCGATCGTTGGCTAGGCAGGCTGATGGCGAGCCTGCGGGAACTCGGATTGTTCGACAACACCACGATTATCGTCACGGCCGACCACGGCGAGGAGTTCTGGGATCATAGCGGCTTTGAGCATGGGCACAGCATGTACGACGAGGTCCTGCGCGTGCCGCTGCTCATCAAGTTCCCCCGCGGCGCGCATGCCGGAGATCGGGTCCGCGCACAGGTGGGCTTGATTGACGTGCTGCCGACGGTGCTCGATGTTGCGGGAGTGGCGATCCCGGATGGCGTCCGAGGGCGCTCGCTGGTGCCACTCCTCGGCGGCGACTCGGCTGCGGGGCAGGGCCGCGAGCTGTTCGCCGAGATGACGCTCTACGGCGAAGAGCTCAAGGCGCTGCGCACATCCGAGTACAAAGTCATCTTCCACCCCGAATCGCGCGCGATGGAGGTGTACGACCTGCGCGCGGACCCCCGCGAGCGCCATAATCTGGCGGCCGATCCCCAGGTCGCGCCGGCACTCCGCGAACGGCTGTTGGGGCTGGCGCGCCAGAGCGGGCGCCGCATCGCATACTGGAAGCAGTTCGGCGAGAAGGCGCCGGCCCTCGACAAGCGCTCGCTGGAGCAGATGCGCAGTATCGGCTACGTCGCGGATTAG